One genomic segment of Melitaea cinxia chromosome 19, ilMelCinx1.1, whole genome shotgun sequence includes these proteins:
- the LOC123663048 gene encoding uncharacterized protein LOC123663048, with the protein MFLRGYANPLLNMTSFKSQRVVENGFMPTFKVQGQVYHLAGSLLPQVPDDHKFLQIYFISDPEVQATTRCNISNSNSRTPLDNSIVRSLQNMLHLHNRYVQSFKTAMESISLDVPDYNVVIHASRVPDGEHRGRYNAPSTSEVAVVIAGQQFDKRDIVLRSRDENLHKISELHRSYDSLQYPLMFCRGEDGYTIDIPQVNPSTGDRVQKKVSCMNYYCYRLMERHNHYNVLLRYGMLLNQYVVDQYAKLESERLAFIRNNQTQLRAENYIHLQDALHSNEHTTNNIGQLVILPSSFTGGPRYLHEKTQDAMTYVRNYGKPDLFITMTCNPNWKEIKDNLHSTATPQDRYDILNQLPDQDEDPTLYDIVVRNMIHGPCGALNPNSPCMHEGKCSKKFPKPYQSQTSTGDDGYPKYRRLSPEEGGRKAAIRSDQATFSLHSTNEVEQFQSGRYICSSEALWRIMSFNIHERAPTVTHLAVHLENGQRVYFTENNVNDIVNNPRDTTLTAFLKLCAEDDFAKTLTYDKVPAYYTWNQNTKKFQRRKQGAVVLGYPGVRKTDALGRVYVVHPNNAECFHLRLLLHVIKGPTSFRSLRTFEGVTYDTFQGACKAMGLLEDDSHWESTLSEAAICCSPKSLRCLFAIMISFCQITDPHLLWQNYQESMSEDILQRRRQELSSDDLEYDQNIFDEALNELNKEVESLSGKSIKDFGFNLPLNSNLYAMNNIEDLRETNYDYTQLLQTIQDEHRLNPEQKIVYDQILSSVNSNEGKMFFLDAPGGTGKTFIINLLLAKVRSDRKIALAVASSGIAATLLKGGRTAHSTFKLPLKICSDDVSSVCNISKQSKTGNGAFQSGNVKINLSNLCALVQNVEELVETVYPDITNITTKTLCWFKERAILAPTNEQVDKINHLIISKFEAPSQIYYSVDTVLDTAEAVHYPTEFLNSLVPPGIPPHKLILKVGSPVILLRNLNPPKLCNGTRLKIVKLKNFLIECTILTGCGTGDTVLIPRIPMIPSELPFQFKRLQFPIKLAFGITINKAQGQTLKVAGIDLTDQCFSHGQLYVALSRVTCKNNLFVFTNNPSEVMNVVYKEIFQ; encoded by the exons ATGTTTCTCAGAGGCtacgcgaatcctctgctgaac ATGACTTCATTCAAAAGTCAACGAGTAGTTGAAAACGGCTTCATGCCAACATTTAAAGTCCAGGGCCAGGTTTACCACCTTGCAGGTAGTCTTCTTCCACAAGTTCCTGACGACCATAAGTTTTtgcagatatattttatttccgatCCTGAAGTTCAAGCAACGACTCgatgtaatattagtaatagtaattcaagaACACCACTTGATAACTCTATAGTCAGGTCATTGCAAAACATGTTGCATTTGCATAATAGATACGTACAATCTTTTAAAACTGCAATGGAAAGTATCTCTCTCGATGTCCCAGATTACAATGTAGTAATTCATGCCAGCAGGGTACCTGACGGTGAACACCGTGGACGGTATAATGCTCCTTCTACCAGTGAAGTAGCAGTTGTCATTGCTGGACAACAATTTGACAAAAGGGATATCGTTCTTCGAAGCCGCGACGAAAATCTCCACAAAATTTCCGAACTACATCGTTCATATGACAGTCTTCAATATCCATTGATGTTTTGTCGAGGTGAAGACGGATACACAATTGATATTCCCCAAGTTAATCCTTCTACAGGAGACAGAGTACAGAAGAAAGTTTcatgtatgaattattattgctaTCGTTTAATGGAACgccataatcattataatgttttactaaGGTACGGAATGTTACTGAATCAATATGTTGTAGATCAGTATGCTAAACTAGAATCAGAACGTTTAGCTTTTATACGAAATAACCAAACACAATTACGCGCagaaaattatatacacttacAGGATGCTTTACATTCTAATGAACACACGACAAACAATATTGGGCAGCTGGTAATATTACCGTCATCTTTTACTGGCGGACCAAGATACTTACACGAAAAAACTCAAGATGCCATGACCTATGTCAGGAATTACGGGAAACCTGACCTCTTCATTACTATGACCTGTAATCCtaattggaaagaaataaaagataatctgCATTCCACCGCAACACCTCAAGACcgatatgacattttaaatc AATTACCAGACCAAGACGAAGACCCAACATTGTATGACATCGTGGTAAGGAACATGATTCACGGACCCTGTGGAGCTTTAAACCCTAACTCGCCATGCATGCATGAgggaaaatgttcaaaaaaattCCCAAAACCATATCAGAGTCAAACTTCAACTGGTGATGATGGCTATCCAAAGTATAGAAGATTATCACCAGAGGAAGGAGGACGCAAGGCTGCTATTC GAAGTGACCAGGCTACGTTTAGTTTACATTCTACAAATGAAGTAGAACAATTTCAATCTGGCCGCTACATTTGTAGTTCTGAAGCACTATGGCGGATTATGTCCTTCAATATTCATGAAAGAGCACCAACTGTCACACACCTCGCTGTTCATTTAGAAAACGGACAGCGGGTGTATTTCactgaaaataatgtaaatgacaTTGTGAATAATCCAAGAGATACTACTTTAACAGCGTTTTTGAAACTATGTGCAGAGGACGACTTCGCAAAAACTCTGACCTACGACAAGGTGCCTGCCTATTATACCTGgaatcaaaatacgaaaaaattccAACGACGAAAGCAGGGGGCGGTAGTTCTCGGGTACCCTGGCGTGAGAAAAACAGATGCTCTTGGAAGGGTGTACGTGGTACACCCTAATAATGCAGAATGTTTTCATTTGCGGTTGTTACTCCACGTTATAAAAGGCCCTACTTCGTTTAGAAGTCTCCGCACTTTTGAAGGTGTAACTTACGACACATTCCAAGGGGCTTGCAAAGCTATGGGCCTCCTCGAAGATGACAGTCACTGGGAGAGTACGCTCTCTGAAGCAGCCATATGCTGTTCACCAAAATCACTTAGGTGCCTTTTTGCCATTATGATATCGTTCTGCCAAATCACGGACCCGCATCTTCTTTGGCAAAACTATCAGGAAAGTATGTCCGAAGATATACTGCAACGCAGACGACAAGAACTGTCATCAGATGATTTAGAGTAcgaccaaaatatttttgatgaagctttaaatgaattaaataaagaggTCGAATCTCTATCAGgtaaaagtataaaagattttgGTTTTAACTTGCCGTTAAATTCAAATCTTTATGCAATGAACAACATCGAGGATTTACGAGAGACTAACTATGATTACACCCAACTCTTACAGACAATTCAAGATGAACATCGCTTAAATCcagaacaaaaaattgtttacgaccAAATATTGTCATCAGTTAATAGTAATGAAGGGAAAATGTTCTTTCTAGATGCACCCGGGGGCACgggtaaaacatttataattaatttattattagcaaaAGTAAGGTCTGACAGAAAAATTGCTCTTGCCGTGGCGTCGTCCGGTATTGCAGCCACACTTTTGAAAGGCGGGCGAACTGCACATTCCACTTTCAAACTACCTTTAAAAATTTGCAGTGACGACGTCTCTAGCGTTTGTAACATCTCAAAACAGAGTAAAACAG GTAATGGTGCATTTCAATccggaaatgttaaaatcaatcttagTAACCTATGTGCTTTGGTTCAAAATGTGGAAGAATTGGTTGAGACCGTATATCCcgatattactaatataactaCAAAGACTTTATGTTGGTTTAAGGAAAGGGCTATATTGGCACCTACTAATGAACAggttgataaaattaatcatttaattatttccaaGTTTGAAGCACCATCACAGATATACTATTCAGTTGATACAGTTTTGGATACCGCAGAGGCAGTACATTATCCAACTGAATTTTTGAATTCTTTAGTTCCTCCCGGAATTCCTCCAcacaagttaatattaaaagtggGTTCACCAGTGATATTACTTAGAAATTTAAATCCCCCAAAATTGTGTAATGGCACGAGactcaaaatagttaaattaaaaaactttctaaTCGAATGCACTATTTTAACTGGCTGTGGTACTGGTGATACTGTTTTAATTCCCAGAATACCGATGATTCCCTCCGAATTACCCTTCCAATTCAAAAGACTGCAATTTCCAATCAAATTAGCCTTtggtattactattaataaggcACAAGGCCAAACTTTAAAAGTTGCAGGAATAGATTTAACTGATCAATGTTTTTCTCACGGCCAGTTATATGTTGCCCTTTCAAGGGTGacatgtaaaaataatctgtttGTGTTTACTAACAATCCGTCAGAAGTAATGAACGTTGTGTATaaggaaatatttcaatag